In Juglans microcarpa x Juglans regia isolate MS1-56 chromosome 4S, Jm3101_v1.0, whole genome shotgun sequence, a single window of DNA contains:
- the LOC121263153 gene encoding uncharacterized protein LOC121263153 produces MAVAFSNLSWWLWSGKRPEPRISNGSSINSSSDSSVWESDALKFRLAKRANIASTSRRMKRKWHSREERKIDREYDVVLVPSDGGCVSGSESDDSDWSIGWLEPHGPGFQSDDDPDDSFAVLVPSYGHGYNDLVGGNSKKNILSTTTGNILDQYVDESKKYMEQWLSSLPSS; encoded by the exons ATGGCCGTGGCTTTTTCCAATCTTTCATGGTGGTTGTGGAGTGGGAAGCGTCCAGAGCCCCGAATTTCCAATGGATCTTCTATAAATTCTTCATCTGATTCGAGTGTATGGGAATCTGATGCTCTGAAATTTCGTCTTGCTAAACGTGCCAATATAGCCTCCACATCAAGAAGGATGAAGCGGAAATGGCATAGTCGGGAAGAGAGGAAAATTGATAGGGAATATGATGTTGTTCTTGTCCCATCCGATGGGGGGTGTGTTTCGGGTTCAGAGTCTGATGATTCGGATTGGTCGATTGGATGGTTGGAGCCTCATGGACCTGGGTTCCAGAGTGATGATGATCCTGATGACAGTTTTGCTGTGCTGGTTCCATCCTATGGGCATGGCTATAATGATCTAGTGGGGGggaattcaaagaaaaatatcttgAGCACCACTACTGGTAACATCCTGGATCAGTATGTAGATG AGAGCAAGAAATATATGGAACAGTGGCTCTCTTCTCTGCCAAGCAGCTGA